The following DNA comes from Capillibacterium thermochitinicola.
CTGGTATAAACGGAGGGCTTCCGTTTCCAATGCCGCCGCCACCGCTTCCGGGGAGCCGTCCCGGTTGGCGGCCACGACCTTTTTCATCCGGTCCAAAGCCCAAAACAGATTAACCGCCGTTGGGCGCGTCCCGGCCAGTTCGGTAAAGACCGCTTCCAATCCGGCGAAAAAATCCTCCTCTCTCTTCTGGACGAGCTCATACGCGCCCAAAACCACCCCGAAAGCCCCGGCGATACCGATGGCCGGTGCACCCCGCACCGCGAGGCGCCGGATCGCCTCGGCCACGGCCCGGTAGTCCTGGCAGGTCAGATAAACCTCCTGCTCCGGCAGCTGCGTCTGGTCCAGCAAGATTAGTGACCGCTCTTCCCACCGGAGCGTGGCAAAAGTCTCACCCAAAGTTACTCCCCCTCAAAGAACCGGTCGACCTTGGGAAAGGCCTGCAGGCAACGGCAGTTTCTCTCCGGAGGCAGGGCGACCAGAACACGCATCAGGAGTTGTTTCAAGCGCGCGTTATTCTCGGCCATCAAGGCGACCACTTCCTCGTGGGTCAACGGCCCGTCCGCGATCCCCGCCGCATAGTTGGTCACCAGCGAGATGGTGGCGTAACAGATTCCGGCTTCCCGGGCTAAAACCACCTCCGGGACATTGGTCATCCCGACCAAATCCCCACCCAGCTTGGCAAACATGCGAATCTCGGCCGGGGTCTCAAACCGCGGTCCTTCGGTGCAGACATATACCCCGTGGTCATGAGCTTTATAGCCCAACTCCGCAGCGGCCTTGAGCACCGCCCCCCGGAGCTCCGGACAATAGGGTTCCGTGTAGTCGACGTGGATCACCCCATCCGGCCCCCCTTCAAAGAACGTACTGGGCCGTCCTTTGGTAAAATCGAGGAATTGGTCGATCAGAACCATCTCCCCCGGGCGCATCTCCGGATTTAAACTCCCAACGGCAGTAGTCGCCAAAATCCGCTTCACTCCCAAACGCCGTAGTCCCCAGATGTTCGCCCGGTAATTAATCCGGTGCGGCGGCACGGTATGGCCTGCGCCGTGCCGGGGAAGAAAGGCAACTTCAACGCCGTTGTACTCGCCGACAGTCGGTCTAACCTCGCCATAGGGCGTTTGGACCTTGACCTCTCTCGTCTTGGTAAGGATCGCCGGGTCATAGACACCGGTCCCGCCGATAATTGCCACTTCCATCTTAATCGCTCCTTTCTTCTCTTCCCTCGCCCTTCTTTAAAAACAATATACTCTCTTTTTTCCCGCGGTACATAAGAAAAACCCATTAAATCGATCATTCGGGTCCGGCCTGGAAGATTCCTGCCAAAAAAGAAAACCCATTGGCATGGGTTTACGGGCAAGCCCACCTTTTACGGAAGCCGCCTCCGTTCAACAATCTCCCAGCGTAAACCGGCGCGGACCATTTTAATTTGCTCCCGCACTTTCGTCGCCTGCCAGCGGAAGTCCCGCCAGTGGTACCAAATCAGGTCCGCTTCCAGTAGGGCGGAATTTTCGTCCTGCCGCAGAACAGCAACTTGTTCCACTTCAACCAAGGGATGGGTCTGAAGGGAAGCGACCAGCGTGCGGCGTTCTTCCTTTGCTCTTATCAGGTCACTCCAGACCGCCCGGCCACCCGGCAGCCGCTCATCGGGAAAACCGGGGTCGGCCACCGTTTGGAAGAGTCCGGTTAAATCTTCCGGCCGGAACGGAACCGGAGCCGTACCGGAGGAGGAGTCTCGTCCCAACCCCCAGGCACCGAGAAAGAGGAGGAGAGAGAAAGCCAGGGCGGCCAGCCCGCACTGACGACGGTATAAACGCCAAAACAACCGGCCCCGGAGCCAGCCGAGGGCCGCCTTTTTCTTTTGTCCCATCCCAACAGGGACCCGCCGGGTTTTGGCTTCCCGCCAAACAGAAAGCAGCTCATCGGTGTCCGGCCTTTTCTCCGGTTCCACCGCCAGCAGATCTTCCAGCGCACGGGCCAGAACCGCCGGTAAGCCCGGTTGCCACCTGGCCGGCGGAATGACCAAACCTTCCTGCAGGGCGGCCGTTGGCCAGCCCCGTACTAGGAGATAAGGCAACTCCCCGGTCATGACCAGATAAGCAAGGACGCCGAAGTAAAAGAGATCCCCTTTCGGACTGAGGGGTTGCGCGCGGTAAACCTCCGGCGGATGGCAGGCTGCCAGCCCTCTTGGCAGTTGCCGTTTCGGCTGGTGCAGATAGGGGAGGAGTATAGGATCGGGCATATAGATCCCGCCCGGGCCCCAGTTAATCCGCCGCCAGTCGGGACAGCCCACGGTCACTCCCTGCCGGTGAAAGGCATGGTAGGAGCGGAGGAGGGGTACCAGGGCGGTCAATCTTTCCTCCAGTGACAACGTCGCCGCCAGGTTGGGAAAGAGGGGTTGCCCCGGGCGGGCTTCCCAACCGATGAGGGTTTGCCCCTGATAGATTACAGGGCCCTCCACCAGAAGAATGCCGTCCGTTACACCTGTTTCCCCGGCAAGCGCTTTCCGGGCCAGTGCATTACTGCGGAGGTTCCCCGCTTCTCCCCACCGCAACCGGGTGGCAACCGGTTCCCAACGTAATAACCTTTGGTCGCCGGCACTTTTGGCGTAATAAAAGGGAATCCCGTCCATATAGTTGACCGGTGTAAAGATATATTCAGCCATCGAACATCTCCTCGTGATCAGTGCTCTCTTGTTAGCATTGCCAAATCTTTCTCCATCGTATCCGGAGAATTAAAGTTGGCAAGCAGCCGGAGCGCATAATCCCGAAGAGAAAACGGCGCACCGCACAGCAAAAAACCGTCGGCCGGACCGACGGTTTTTCTTTTCTTTTTACTTCTCCAGGCGGGCCAGCAACTGTTGGCGCCGTTCTTCGAAACCGGGTTTGCCCAGCAGGGCAAACATATTCTTCTTATATTCCTCGACGCCCGGTTGGTCGAAGGGATTGACCCCCAGGAGATAACCGCTCATCCCACAGGCTTTTTCGAAGAAATAAACCAGATAACCGAAGAAGAACGGAGACAACTCCGGAATCTTCACGACCAAACAGGGAACACCGCCATCCTGGTGGGCGAGAAGAGTTCCCCGGAGCGCCTGCCGGTTCATCTCATCAACCCGTTGACCGGCGATGTAGTTTAAACCATCCGGATCGCCGGGCGCCTCCGGCAGCACTAAAGCGGACCGGTCTTGCTCCACCGCCAGGATGGTTTCAAAGAACAACCGCCGCCCCTCCTGGATGTACTGGCCCAGCGAATGCAGATCGGTGGTGAAATCAACGGCCGCCGGGAAGAGTCCTTTCCCGTCTTTGCCTTCGCTCTCCCCGAACAGCTGTTTCCACCACTCGGCAAAATAATGCAAGGCCGGTTCATAGTTGACCATTAACTCGATGCTTTTTCCCTTCTGGTAGAAGATGTAGCGCAAAGCGGCGTACAGGTAGGCCTGGTTCCGTTCCAGATCCGGTTGGGAACAGGCGTCGTAAGCCGCCGCCGCCCCGGCCAGGATCGGATCGAGGTCAATGCCCGCCGCGGCAATCGGCAAGGTCCCGACCGGTGATAAAACCGAATAGCGTCCGCCGAGGTCATCAGGGATCACGAAAGTCGTGTAGCCCTCTTCCTCCGCCAACCGCCGCAGAGCACCCCGCCGGCGGTCGGTGGTGGCATAGATCCGGGCCGCCGCCCCTTTTTTCCCGTATTTCTCCTCCGCCAATTGCTTCAGGAACCGGAAGGCCACCGCGGTCTCGGTGGTCGTCCCGGATTTCGAGATCACGTTGATACTGAACTCTTTTTCTTTTATGTAGTTTAACAACTGCTCAAGATAGGCCCCGCTTAAATGGTGGCCGACAAAGATCACTTCCGGATCGCCCACCCGGGGTGGCGTGGGGCGAAAATAGGGCTTCAGGATCTCCAACGCCGCCCGGGCACCCAGATAAGAACCGCCGATACCAGCCACTACCAATACTTCTGAGCTTTCCCTGATCCGGACGGCCGCCGCTTTAACCGCCTCCAGTTCTGCTTGGTCGATGCTGGCCGGAAGGTCGAGCCACCCCAGAAAATCATTCCCCGCGCCTTGCTTCTCCGCCATTTGCCGGTGGATGGCCTGCACCCGGGGGGCAAGCATGTCCAATTCTTCCCGCCGGAAAAATTTCAATGCTCCGCTATAATCCAGAACTACGCCCCGCTGACCCAACTTTTCACCACAACCCTTTCCGCTAGTAGTTTCTTTTCCCCGCTTGCACCGGATCTAACTTTCCCCTTGGAAGAAAACGGCAATACAGCCGGGGCCCGTATGCGTCCCGACGGTGGAAGAGATCTCGCCAATCCGGATCTCTTTGGCGTTATAAAGCGTTTTAATCTCAGCGGCCAAAGCCTCCGCTTCTTCCGCACAACGGGAGTGGCCAATGGCGATCAACTGGTTATACAACTCGCGTCCATCGGCCGCCATGATCTCCAGCAGGCGTTTGATGGCACGCCGCCGGCCCCGCGCTTTCTCCCGCGGAACAATCCGGCCTTCTTTGTTCACTTCGAGAATGGGTTTGATGTTCAAGACATCACCCATCATCGCCTGAACCCGGCTGATCCGGCCACCCTTCTGGAGGTATTCCAGGGTGTCCAGGGTAAAAACGGAGAACAAACGGGAGCGCATCCCCGTCAATTCCTTGATAATTTCGTTTTTACCCTTGCCCGCCGCCGCCATCTCCTGCGCTTTGAGCACTAACAGTCCTTGGCCCAGCGAGGCGGTGCGGGAATCGAAGACCGCAATCCGCTCCTTCTGGTCGATCTGCTCCCGGGCCATCAAGGCACTTTCGTAAGTACCGCTCAACGCGGAAGAGATCGTAATCACCACAATCTCCTGACCCGCCGCCACCGCTTCCTGCATCACCTGCAGAAAGTCGCCGGGGGTCGGTTGCGCCGTCGTCGGCAGCTTCGCCGAGGACGTCAGGAGCCGGTAAAACTCCTCACGGCCTAGGTCAAACCCGTCCCGATAGGACCGGTCGGGAAAATTAATGGTCATCGGGACAACGCCAATCCCCTCGGTCGCTAGGAAATCCATGGTTAGATCACAAGCGGTGTCGGTTAATATTTTAACTTTATTCATTAAATCCCTCCTTCGTTTACCAAAAAGATACGTTTACTTTTATTTGACGTGACGGCCACCGAAAAGTTACAGCTTTTTTCGGCGCCGACTCCCCAACTTGCCTGTAAGGCCAACTTGCCAGTAAGGATGCCCAATTAAGAACCGGGGAACAGTCCCTTGCGTAATCCCGCAAAAAGGTCAAGCCAAAGACTTTCCACATACGGCAGATCCGCCCCGCTGGCCAACAAAATGCTTAAAAACAAGCCCAAAAGCATCAGCAGGGTAAAGACCGCCAGTTCCCGCCAGTACTCTTCGGCCACTAAACCACGGGCTTCGGAGAGGAAGATCCCGACAAAGATCAACACGATAAGGACGATCATGACACCGTCTCCTGCCGTGCACCGCCCCGCAGGAAAGATACCCCTAAGGTAAGCAGGGGCAGGAAAAGAGAGAAAATGAGACTGAAGAAGGGTTGCACAAATTTTATGTACTCCAGATGAAGGCTGATACTGGGGTAAAGTTGCTGGGCAATAAATAAGATCATAATCCCCAACGGAAAGACCAGCGGCCGGTAGGTGCGTAAGTTAAATACCTGGGCGGTCCCCACCGCCAGGATATATAAACAAAGCATGATTTTGATGAAACCCATCGTCAAAAAGTTGAGCAGCGGGATTAGTTCCAACCGCGTAAAGACCTGTCCAATGTTGATCATCCGGTAAAATTCGTAGGTGGGAAAGACAAAAAGCTCGCCGGTTTTCCCCAGAAC
Coding sequences within:
- the mtnP gene encoding S-methyl-5'-thioadenosine phosphorylase, encoding MEVAIIGGTGVYDPAILTKTREVKVQTPYGEVRPTVGEYNGVEVAFLPRHGAGHTVPPHRINYRANIWGLRRLGVKRILATTAVGSLNPEMRPGEMVLIDQFLDFTKGRPSTFFEGGPDGVIHVDYTEPYCPELRGAVLKAAAELGYKAHDHGVYVCTEGPRFETPAEIRMFAKLGGDLVGMTNVPEVVLAREAGICYATISLVTNYAAGIADGPLTHEEVVALMAENNARLKQLLMRVLVALPPERNCRCLQAFPKVDRFFEGE
- a CDS encoding serine/threonine-protein kinase — protein: MAEYIFTPVNYMDGIPFYYAKSAGDQRLLRWEPVATRLRWGEAGNLRSNALARKALAGETGVTDGILLVEGPVIYQGQTLIGWEARPGQPLFPNLAATLSLEERLTALVPLLRSYHAFHRQGVTVGCPDWRRINWGPGGIYMPDPILLPYLHQPKRQLPRGLAACHPPEVYRAQPLSPKGDLFYFGVLAYLVMTGELPYLLVRGWPTAALQEGLVIPPARWQPGLPAVLARALEDLLAVEPEKRPDTDELLSVWREAKTRRVPVGMGQKKKAALGWLRGRLFWRLYRRQCGLAALAFSLLLFLGAWGLGRDSSSGTAPVPFRPEDLTGLFQTVADPGFPDERLPGGRAVWSDLIRAKEERRTLVASLQTHPLVEVEQVAVLRQDENSALLEADLIWYHWRDFRWQATKVREQIKMVRAGLRWEIVERRRLP
- a CDS encoding glucose-6-phosphate isomerase, translated to MGQRGVVLDYSGALKFFRREELDMLAPRVQAIHRQMAEKQGAGNDFLGWLDLPASIDQAELEAVKAAAVRIRESSEVLVVAGIGGSYLGARAALEILKPYFRPTPPRVGDPEVIFVGHHLSGAYLEQLLNYIKEKEFSINVISKSGTTTETAVAFRFLKQLAEEKYGKKGAAARIYATTDRRRGALRRLAEEEGYTTFVIPDDLGGRYSVLSPVGTLPIAAAGIDLDPILAGAAAAYDACSQPDLERNQAYLYAALRYIFYQKGKSIELMVNYEPALHYFAEWWKQLFGESEGKDGKGLFPAAVDFTTDLHSLGQYIQEGRRLFFETILAVEQDRSALVLPEAPGDPDGLNYIAGQRVDEMNRQALRGTLLAHQDGGVPCLVVKIPELSPFFFGYLVYFFEKACGMSGYLLGVNPFDQPGVEEYKKNMFALLGKPGFEERRQQLLARLEK
- a CDS encoding DegV family protein, whose product is MNKVKILTDTACDLTMDFLATEGIGVVPMTINFPDRSYRDGFDLGREEFYRLLTSSAKLPTTAQPTPGDFLQVMQEAVAAGQEIVVITISSALSGTYESALMAREQIDQKERIAVFDSRTASLGQGLLVLKAQEMAAAGKGKNEIIKELTGMRSRLFSVFTLDTLEYLQKGGRISRVQAMMGDVLNIKPILEVNKEGRIVPREKARGRRRAIKRLLEIMAADGRELYNQLIAIGHSRCAEEAEALAAEIKTLYNAKEIRIGEISSTVGTHTGPGCIAVFFQGES